A section of the Flavobacterium ardleyense genome encodes:
- a CDS encoding pyridoxal-phosphate dependent enzyme, producing MNYSENILGTIGNTPLVRLNKVTQEVEALVLAKIETFNPGNSVKDRMAVKMIEDAEASGVLQPGGTIIEGTSGNTGMGLALVAIVKGYKLICVISDKQSKEKMDILRAVGAEVIVCPTDVEPTDPRSYYSVSKRLSEETPNSWYVNQYDNPSNAIAHYEQTGPEIWKQTDGKITHFVVGVGTGGTISGVAKYLKEKNPNIKIWGIDTYGSVFKKYHETGIFDENEIYSYVTEGIGEDILPKNVDFSLIDGFTKVTDKDAAVYTRKIALEEGIFVGNSAGSAIKGLLQLKEHFKAEDVVVVLFHDSGSRYVGKMFNDEWMKEMGYLDEDFQVVEDAIRSHIDKPLITAKTEELVSHAIMRMRKFKISQIPVTDSTGFVGSIDESDLIQAFAADQDVLNKPLHTVMGKPYPIVKAGSSIKELMPLFTKENQAVLIDFGSDKFHIVTKHDLIAII from the coding sequence ATGAACTATTCAGAAAATATACTTGGAACAATTGGTAACACGCCATTGGTTCGTCTAAATAAAGTAACTCAAGAAGTTGAAGCTCTAGTTTTGGCCAAAATTGAAACTTTTAACCCAGGAAATTCGGTAAAAGACAGAATGGCAGTCAAAATGATCGAAGATGCGGAAGCAAGCGGTGTATTGCAACCCGGTGGAACAATTATCGAAGGAACTTCAGGAAATACCGGAATGGGTCTGGCTTTGGTCGCAATTGTAAAGGGATATAAATTAATCTGTGTGATTTCTGATAAACAATCCAAAGAGAAAATGGATATCTTGAGAGCCGTTGGTGCCGAAGTTATTGTCTGTCCTACTGATGTCGAACCGACAGATCCACGTTCATATTATTCAGTTTCTAAGAGACTTTCTGAGGAAACTCCAAATTCATGGTATGTAAATCAATATGACAATCCATCAAATGCAATTGCACACTATGAGCAGACAGGTCCTGAGATTTGGAAGCAAACCGACGGAAAGATTACTCACTTTGTTGTAGGTGTTGGAACGGGTGGAACAATTTCAGGTGTTGCTAAATATCTAAAAGAAAAAAATCCAAATATTAAAATCTGGGGAATTGATACTTACGGATCAGTCTTTAAAAAATACCACGAAACAGGAATTTTTGATGAAAACGAAATTTACTCATATGTTACCGAAGGAATAGGTGAAGACATTCTTCCAAAGAATGTAGACTTTTCTTTAATCGATGGATTTACGAAAGTAACAGACAAAGATGCCGCGGTTTATACCAGGAAAATTGCTCTTGAAGAAGGAATTTTTGTTGGAAACTCTGCTGGATCTGCAATCAAAGGATTGTTGCAATTAAAAGAGCACTTTAAAGCTGAAGATGTTGTAGTAGTTCTTTTTCACGATTCGGGGAGTAGGTATGTTGGGAAGATGTTTAATGATGAGTGGATGAAGGAAATGGGTTATCTAGACGAGGATTTCCAAGTTGTGGAAGATGCAATCAGATCTCATATTGACAAACCGCTTATTACTGCAAAGACAGAAGAGTTGGTTTCGCACGCAATTATGAGAATGCGCAAATTTAAAATCTCGCAAATTCCAGTAACTGATAGTACAGGATTTGTAGGGTCTATTGATGAGTCAGACTTAATTCAAGCATTCGCTGCCGATCAAGATGTCCTGAACAAACCTTTACACACCGTAATGGGCAAACCGTATCCAATTGTAAAAGCCGGATCCTCAATTAAAGAATTGATGCCTTTGTTTACCAAAGAAAATCAAGCTGTGCTGATTGACTTCGGTAGCGATAAATTTCATATAGTAACAAAACATGATCTTATAGCAATTATATAA
- a CDS encoding putative porin, translated as MKLLNIFVLFLLCSSVLSFGQEEKEVGDDNAFKKEELPKASIDQYKIYSLQGDTIYADTSLTIQSEYKYNYLRKDLFGLLPFANEGQSYTRLKFSLKKYNTLPSSGHHAKKFNFMGTDDINYYSVATPFTELYFKTVMEQGQNLDAFITVNTSPQFNFSVAYKGLRSLGKYINQLSSTGNFRFTSSYAADNKRYVANAHFVAQDIMNGENGGLTSDEDFEGEDAAFNSRPRLEVYFKDAETLLKGSSVFLDHSFRINKENASSNWKINHQINYEYETYNFKQTTLISSILDSDGTTTDLQRFGDASQTGEIINKSRYNKLYNRFGVEFENSLLGRFEFFVEDFRDNNYYNKIIIADNQIIPSSINTELNRAGGKYAYAKNNLEISGLISSSFNGPASSTIKGNLLYNFSERMAVEFEYTNLSKIPDHIYNLQQSSYLGYNWSNNFKNEKINSFSASVKSPWVDVSANYQILNDHLYFTDDVEDLFQIITPQQYTESINYLNIQAGKEFRYGKFALDNTVLYQQVQQSEAILNVPEFVTRNTLYYSDHLFKKALYFQTGVTLNYFTKFYANEYNPILGESFVQNQKEIGNFPMVDFFVNLRIQRTRIYVKAEHFNSPFTGNTFYSSPHYPYRDFMLRFGLVWNFFQ; from the coding sequence ATGAAATTACTAAATATATTTGTTCTGTTTTTATTGTGTAGCAGCGTCCTTTCATTCGGCCAAGAAGAAAAGGAGGTCGGCGACGACAATGCTTTCAAAAAAGAGGAATTGCCAAAGGCTAGCATCGACCAGTATAAAATCTACTCCTTGCAGGGAGATACAATTTATGCTGATACTTCTTTGACTATTCAATCGGAATATAAATATAATTATTTGCGTAAAGATTTATTTGGGCTTTTGCCATTCGCAAATGAAGGTCAATCCTACACCAGACTTAAGTTTTCTTTGAAAAAGTATAACACTTTGCCATCTTCTGGCCACCATGCAAAGAAGTTTAATTTTATGGGTACCGATGACATCAATTATTATTCTGTAGCAACGCCTTTTACTGAACTGTATTTTAAAACCGTAATGGAGCAAGGTCAGAATCTCGACGCTTTTATTACAGTTAATACTTCACCGCAATTTAATTTTTCTGTTGCCTACAAAGGACTACGTTCGTTGGGCAAATATATCAATCAGCTTTCTAGCACCGGGAATTTTAGATTTACTTCTAGTTATGCGGCGGATAACAAACGTTATGTTGCCAATGCGCACTTTGTAGCACAAGACATAATGAATGGCGAAAATGGCGGTCTAACATCTGACGAAGATTTTGAAGGTGAAGATGCTGCTTTTAATTCGAGGCCGAGACTTGAAGTGTACTTTAAAGATGCCGAAACACTATTAAAAGGGTCTAGTGTTTTTTTAGATCATTCATTCCGAATTAATAAAGAAAATGCCAGTTCCAATTGGAAGATTAACCATCAGATTAATTACGAATACGAAACCTACAATTTTAAACAAACAACTTTGATTTCGAGTATTCTTGACAGTGATGGTACTACAACCGATCTGCAACGATTTGGTGATGCGAGTCAAACTGGTGAAATTATTAATAAAAGTCGCTATAATAAATTATATAATAGATTTGGAGTCGAATTTGAAAACTCCTTATTAGGTAGATTTGAATTTTTTGTTGAAGATTTTAGAGATAATAATTATTATAATAAAATAATAATTGCGGACAATCAAATTATTCCATCTTCAATTAATACAGAACTTAATAGAGCAGGAGGAAAGTACGCTTACGCGAAAAACAATCTAGAAATTAGCGGCTTAATCAGCAGTAGCTTTAATGGTCCTGCGTCTTCTACGATCAAAGGAAACCTTTTATATAATTTCTCAGAAAGGATGGCTGTCGAATTCGAATATACAAATCTTTCAAAAATCCCTGATCATATTTACAACTTGCAACAAAGTTCTTATTTGGGCTATAATTGGTCGAATAATTTTAAAAACGAAAAAATTAATAGCTTCAGTGCGTCGGTAAAAAGTCCGTGGGTTGACGTTTCGGCTAATTATCAAATTTTGAATGATCATTTGTATTTTACGGATGATGTTGAAGATTTATTTCAAATAATCACGCCACAGCAATATACAGAGTCAATTAATTACCTAAATATTCAGGCGGGAAAGGAATTTCGCTACGGGAAGTTTGCTTTAGATAATACAGTACTATATCAACAGGTGCAGCAGTCCGAGGCAATTTTAAACGTCCCTGAGTTTGTGACTCGTAACACCTTGTACTATAGTGATCATCTATTTAAGAAAGCACTGTACTTTCAAACAGGGGTAACTTTAAATTATTTTACAAAATTTTATGCAAATGAATACAATCCAATCTTGGGAGAATCGTTTGTGCAAAATCAGAAGGAGATAGGGAATTTTCCTATGGTAGATTTCTTCGTGAATTTACGTATTCAGCGGACTAGAATTTATGTAAAGGCCGAACACTTTAATTCTCCATTTACGGGAAATACCTTCTATTCTTCACCCCACTATCCGTACCGTGACTTTATGTTGCGATTTGGTCTTGTGTGGAACTTTTTTCAATAA
- a CDS encoding S8 family serine peptidase yields MKYLITLILASSVAMAQSNKERAKITATYDSKAIAELNLKIEQESKNNETKISEYIRNYKFGGTDVKVPNRFIGDIPIFYTNNNAGSATTMGATDVYPGGTLGLSVTGAGITAGVWDGSGVRDQHNELAGKVTLSDGATGYASHATHVTGTIIASGVSSTRRGIAYGGLAKTYDWTGDIAEMNTFGQGGYLVSNHSYGYNTASLPMWIFGNYDGGASSIDNIANAYPFYQIVVAAGNDRNNPNLDQIDYKEGYDMLTGYGVSKNALTVAAVNQVLNYSGPASVEMSSFSNYGPTDDGRIKPDISAKGVNVNSCGNLTNAQYSISSGTSMAAPAVTGAVMLLQNHYNNLNAVFMRASTVRGLICHSAKEAGNNVGPDYEFGWGLIDVSKAATIISGKNTTSIIEENTLANNQTFTKSFAITTPQDIMATICWTDPTGAQNGAQEDIRIARLKNNLDIKVFKDDMPYYPWKLNVESPTDAATRDTDNNVDNIEKVQIDNAQPGVYTIQVTHKGSLTGGSQVFSLIASGTTGITLGVASSDFSNNIVLYPNPTRSTLNFSTPNDETVENVSFVDMLGKEIQLNSSVVNNAVSVESLSNGVYFVKFQYQGKVIVKKFVKE; encoded by the coding sequence ATGAAGTATTTAATTACCCTAATTCTCGCTTCTTCGGTAGCAATGGCACAGAGCAACAAAGAGCGTGCAAAGATTACCGCTACCTATGATTCCAAAGCAATAGCAGAATTGAATCTTAAGATTGAACAAGAGTCGAAGAATAACGAAACAAAGATTTCTGAATACATCAGAAACTATAAATTCGGAGGTACAGATGTAAAGGTACCTAATCGCTTTATTGGTGATATTCCAATATTTTATACCAACAATAATGCAGGTTCGGCCACTACAATGGGGGCAACAGATGTTTATCCTGGAGGTACTCTTGGCTTGAGTGTTACTGGAGCTGGAATTACTGCTGGAGTTTGGGATGGCTCTGGAGTAAGAGATCAACATAATGAATTAGCAGGAAAAGTTACTTTAAGTGATGGAGCAACAGGCTATGCTTCGCATGCAACTCACGTTACTGGTACAATCATCGCATCAGGAGTATCAAGCACACGTAGAGGAATTGCGTACGGAGGTTTGGCAAAAACGTATGACTGGACAGGTGATATTGCAGAGATGAACACGTTTGGACAAGGTGGATACTTAGTTTCTAACCACTCTTATGGATATAATACTGCAAGCTTACCAATGTGGATTTTTGGTAATTACGACGGTGGAGCTTCTTCTATCGATAATATTGCAAATGCGTATCCTTTTTATCAAATTGTAGTTGCGGCTGGAAACGACCGTAACAATCCAAACTTAGATCAGATTGATTATAAGGAAGGTTACGATATGCTTACTGGCTACGGAGTTTCTAAGAATGCTTTAACGGTTGCTGCGGTAAATCAAGTACTAAATTACAGTGGTCCTGCGAGTGTAGAGATGAGTAGTTTTAGTAATTACGGACCTACAGATGATGGAAGAATTAAGCCAGATATCTCGGCAAAAGGAGTTAATGTTAATTCATGTGGAAATCTTACAAATGCGCAATATTCTATTTCAAGTGGAACATCAATGGCTGCTCCAGCAGTAACAGGCGCGGTAATGTTACTTCAAAATCATTATAATAATTTGAATGCGGTCTTTATGCGTGCTTCTACAGTGCGTGGACTTATTTGTCACTCTGCAAAAGAAGCTGGTAATAATGTTGGACCTGACTACGAATTTGGTTGGGGACTTATCGATGTATCCAAAGCTGCCACCATTATTTCAGGAAAAAATACTACTTCAATTATTGAAGAGAATACACTAGCTAACAATCAAACGTTTACTAAGTCTTTCGCAATTACCACGCCTCAAGATATTATGGCTACAATCTGTTGGACAGATCCAACTGGCGCGCAAAATGGTGCTCAAGAAGATATTAGAATTGCTAGATTAAAAAACAATTTAGATATAAAAGTTTTTAAAGATGATATGCCATATTATCCTTGGAAATTAAATGTAGAATCTCCTACCGATGCGGCTACGAGAGATACTGACAACAATGTTGATAATATCGAGAAAGTACAGATTGACAATGCTCAACCAGGAGTTTATACAATTCAGGTTACGCACAAAGGTTCTTTAACTGGTGGTTCGCAAGTATTTTCACTTATTGCTAGTGGAACTACAGGAATTACTTTAGGTGTTGCAAGTTCTGATTTTTCTAACAACATCGTTCTTTACCCAAACCCTACAAGAAGTACTTTAAATTTCTCAACTCCTAATGATGAAACTGTAGAAAATGTTTCATTCGTAGATATGTTAGGAAAAGAAATTCAATTAAATTCTTCAGTGGTTAATAATGCAGTTTCTGTTGAGTCACTTTCAAATGGTGTTTACTTCGTGAAATTCCAATACCAAGGGAAAGTAATTGTTAAGAAATTTGTGAAAGAATAA
- a CDS encoding RagB/SusD family nutrient uptake outer membrane protein → MKKKIILLMAISLSVLSCQEDDITYRPLNAVNEATVLKSATDFENAVRGAYVYMKSGSGYGGEFIIDTEVMTDNLIYNPGGRGTNLDGFRWLSTENSAHFDFYEAGYRPAEMASKVINAIGVLPPGPERDNFEGEARFVRALGHFDLVRSYSKIPTQSGDALGSLGVYYLKTYEPFFRPTRPTVQDSYDNIINDLLIAKDKISASNSVVAGRASLSAVDALLSRVYLYMGDYPNAALYGQKALDNATGTMGTIATGTNFVKLWDDANVNGVLFKVAIQDVDQITAGNVFFQGGANARKSEYVVSKELMDLYKDTDIRKTAYIANSKYAGKFYNHVIKYDGRGTGTANLGDIKVIRIEEALLNKAEAEYRMNGGGLATLDMLRSKRYSDFTPGTETGQDLLDAILLERRLELAFEFDRFYTLKRLGMDLNRSETDGQFSDGSGTPANVTFIAAGDFRWQMPIPKYYRELNPNYQQNPGY, encoded by the coding sequence ATGAAAAAGAAAATAATTTTATTGATGGCGATATCACTATCTGTCTTGTCATGTCAAGAAGATGATATTACGTATCGTCCATTAAATGCAGTAAATGAAGCGACTGTGCTGAAAAGCGCAACTGACTTTGAAAACGCTGTAAGAGGTGCATACGTTTATATGAAAAGTGGGTCAGGTTACGGAGGTGAATTTATAATTGACACCGAAGTTATGACTGATAACCTTATATACAACCCGGGTGGTAGAGGTACTAACCTAGATGGTTTTAGATGGTTGTCAACAGAGAACTCAGCACACTTTGATTTTTACGAGGCAGGTTATAGGCCAGCTGAGATGGCAAGTAAAGTAATTAATGCAATTGGAGTTTTACCTCCAGGTCCTGAAAGAGATAACTTTGAAGGTGAAGCTAGATTTGTACGTGCATTGGGTCATTTTGACTTAGTTCGTTCATATTCAAAAATTCCAACTCAGTCAGGAGATGCTCTAGGATCTTTAGGAGTTTATTATCTAAAAACATATGAGCCGTTTTTTAGACCAACTAGACCTACTGTACAAGATTCTTATGACAATATCATTAACGATTTATTAATCGCTAAAGATAAAATAAGTGCTAGTAATAGCGTTGTAGCGGGTCGCGCATCATTGTCGGCTGTAGACGCTTTGCTTTCAAGAGTATATTTGTATATGGGTGACTATCCTAATGCTGCTTTGTACGGACAGAAAGCTTTAGACAATGCAACAGGAACTATGGGTACAATTGCTACCGGTACAAACTTTGTGAAACTTTGGGATGACGCTAACGTAAACGGAGTATTGTTTAAAGTGGCAATCCAGGATGTAGATCAAATTACTGCAGGTAATGTATTCTTCCAAGGTGGAGCAAATGCTAGAAAATCAGAGTACGTAGTTTCAAAAGAGTTGATGGATCTTTATAAAGATACTGACATTAGAAAAACTGCATACATTGCAAATTCTAAGTATGCAGGTAAATTCTACAACCACGTAATTAAATACGATGGTAGAGGAACCGGAACTGCAAATCTTGGTGATATTAAAGTAATCAGAATTGAAGAAGCTTTACTTAATAAAGCTGAAGCTGAATACAGAATGAATGGTGGTGGTTTAGCTACTTTGGATATGTTAAGATCTAAAAGATATTCTGACTTTACACCAGGTACAGAAACTGGACAAGATTTGCTTGATGCAATCTTACTAGAAAGAAGATTAGAATTAGCGTTCGAATTTGACAGATTCTATACCTTGAAACGTCTTGGAATGGACCTGAATAGAAGTGAAACTGATGGTCAATTTTCTGACGGAAGTGGAACTCCAGCAAATGTTACTTTTATCGCTGCAGGTGATTTTAGATGGCAAATGCCAATTCCAAAATACTACAGAGAATTAAATCCTAATTACCAGCAAAATCCTGGTTACTAG